One window of Mycoplasma parvum str. Indiana genomic DNA carries:
- a CDS encoding restriction endonuclease subunit S, translated as MLLEFLNYLLPKKYKETTATTSLKHLSPFVLKNLEILIPDQKILEKFNNFWKNIHFKIEKLEQKIEKYEKIKKNLLSDLFSQKITVI; from the coding sequence TTGTTATTAGAGTTTCTTAATTATTTACTTCCTAAAAAATATAAAGAAACTACTGCAACAACTTCTCTAAAACATTTATCTCCATTTGTACTTAAAAATTTGGAAATACTCATTCCAGACCAAAAAATATTGGAAAAATTCAATAATTTTTGAAAAAATATTCACTTTAAGATTGAAAAATTAGAACAAAAAATTGAAAAATATGAAAAGATAAAAAAGAACTTATTAAGTGATTTATTTAGTCAAAAAATAACAGTTATTTAA
- a CDS encoding restriction endonuclease subunit S, with the protein MSFQKLFLVNFPKPPLEVQQKIGEILSKYDLILDNHEKQIEILTKLKISLFKEWFIKLRFSNYENYTIRGGYLKVEQESK; encoded by the coding sequence TTATCTTTTCAAAAACTTTTTCTAGTTAATTTTCCTAAACCTCCCTTAGAAGTTCAACAAAAGATAGGAGAAATTCTTTCCAAATATGATCTAATACTTGATAATCATGAAAAACAGATTGAAATACTTACAAAATTAAAAATTTCATTGTTTAAGGAGTGATTTATTAAATTAAGATTTTCTAATTATGAAAATTACACCATTCGGGGGGGTTACCTGAAGGTTGAACAAGAATCAAAGTAG
- a CDS encoding restriction endonuclease subunit S domain-containing protein yields the protein MDLKIIIPEDKILEKFNNICEDIQLKIENLNKGIEKFEKIKNGLFKMIFNQKIQIF from the coding sequence TTGGATTTAAAAATTATTATTCCAGAGGACAAAATTTTAGAAAAATTCAACAATATTTGTGAAGATATTCAGCTAAAAATAGAAAACTTAAATAAAGGAATTGAAAAATTTGAGAAAATTAAAAATGGTTTATTTAAGATGATTTTTAATCAAAAAATACAAATATTTTAA
- a CDS encoding restriction endonuclease subunit S has translation MAISSKWELITLDKLGKIEGGRQASRLDNSLFEEGNIPLIGGEEVTKSIFNVTSKVKKYYNLKGLKQSKFFTKGKVLFIRSGNAAGDSAFLNFDACLTQNIYSFNSFKEISDPKFIKYCFDYPNIKEKLIKLAKSDTAQPNLTLNRLLTVKFLCPPHEIQQKIGDILSTYDELIENNKRQIEMLQNIRTSIFKEWFMNLRFPQNSGLSLNDLITVGGATEKFINYLKLHQLLKEKNLQNSL, from the coding sequence ATGGCTATATCTTCTAAATGAGAGTTAATAACTTTAGATAAATTAGGAAAAATAGAAGGAGGCAGACAAGCTTCTAGGTTAGATAATTCACTTTTTGAAGAAGGAAATATACCTCTCATAGGTGGAGAAGAAGTCACAAAAAGCATATTTAATGTTACTTCTAAAGTTAAAAAATATTACAACTTAAAAGGCTTAAAGCAAAGTAAATTTTTCACTAAAGGCAAGGTTTTATTTATTCGTTCTGGAAATGCAGCTGGAGATTCTGCTTTTCTTAATTTTGATGCATGCTTAACTCAAAACATTTATTCTTTTAACTCCTTTAAAGAGATATCTGATCCCAAATTTATTAAATATTGTTTTGATTATCCAAACATTAAGGAAAAATTAATAAAGTTAGCTAAATCAGATACAGCGCAACCAAATCTCACTTTAAATAGGCTATTAACTGTTAAATTCCTTTGCCCCCCCCATGAAATTCAACAAAAAATTGGTGATATCCTTTCTACCTATGATGAACTCATAGAAAATAATAAAAGACAAATAGAAATGCTTCAAAACATTAGAACTTCTATTTTTAAGGAATGATTTATGAATTTAAGATTTCCACAGAATAGTGGATTAAGTCTTAATGACTTAATAACTGTGGGGGGGGCAACTGAAAAATTTATAAATTATCTGAAGTTGCATCAATTACTAAAGGAGAAAAATCTGCAAAACTCGCTGTAA
- a CDS encoding restriction endonuclease subunit S has protein sequence MSEKWELVTLDKLGEIRAGLQSARHLDNSLYIFGYVPLVDGNDIYNSRLFITKTNRSYNLKGLSQSRIFPKNTVCIVRCGNAGYSSLTKFDSCLSDKIYGLIPQKENFDAKFIKYFFDSPRIKKGYFLFQS, from the coding sequence ATGAGTGAAAAGTGAGAATTAGTTACTTTGGATAAATTGGGTGAAATTAGAGCGGGCTTGCAAAGTGCTAGGCATCTTGATAATTCCTTGTATATTTTTGGATATGTTCCATTAGTAGATGGAAATGATATTTATAATAGTAGATTATTTATTACAAAAACAAACAGAAGTTACAACTTGAAAGGTTTAAGTCAAAGTAGAATATTTCCTAAAAATACTGTTTGTATTGTTCGATGTGGAAATGCTGGATATTCATCTTTAACAAAATTTGATTCTTGCTTATCAGATAAGATTTACGGACTTATTCCCCAAAAAGAAAATTTTGACGCCAAATTTATTAAATATTTTTTTGATTCTCCAAGAATAAAAAAGGGATATTTTCTCTTTCAAAGTTAG
- a CDS encoding type I restriction endonuclease subunit R produces the protein MSQFNEKELTEISALQELEKLGWNWKKANEICRKSEKSVLSYEELRNSLKKLNSWINEEQIKEAIQRLERGTDQDFSLSLNKEKYYLIRDGIDVTVKDKGINSTRRAKVVDFKYPENNSFTVVDQLGIKNAGNTEYSCRTDLVGFVNGIPLLFVEFKAHYISVEEGYTKNYKKYLKQIPQLFAYNAFCVFSNGRETKVGAVGSEYEFFNDWNRLKEEDIGNTDISIFLRGACNKQNFLDLFENFILFSKSNETIYKVIARNHQFLGVNKAFENYKNRKNNDGLIGTFWHTQGSGKSLSMLFLAEKIKRKCEGLSPLFIILLDRKELENQIYDTFLSFGVLGANLNCKIDSKKELEEKIKENHSYVFSLIHKFLQYSTTPINTEKEIVIIVDEAHRSQYGKMSVAMYRFLPKASRIGFTATPLFKHEEITAKHFGDYISIYDFTKAINDGITVDLIFLNRACKVKDIENPQINEDFYLFREKNELPKDWKSNKYLWMNENRLRNNAKDFVSFYSERFFDWEEAILSSSKESSSKESSSKESSSKESSSFIGKALYVCFNRRACILMKNFVKEYWDKEIQKLEESLIHYIDEEKEKLNMRIKKMKETEMEVVFSNGDLREEEIYECYGDDIEIPGEKSDSDLRKIENNFKNKKHKLRIVFVCAMWLTGFDVKCLTFLFLDKALEAHTLMQAIARPNRKDVGKDRAFIIDYLNCLAAFKKALSTWGVSRNSILSATKKPEEIIDEISELVLKIEQFLNKYEISLKNLLIEQNKELKREMLREFKEKLLKDHIRSEFNAYCLKLFNELKYVVKSQLSEKIYDKSTAIRAIYNHLNATKEIKGSRNCDANIFQILKQYLIVGENEENLLKDMSNIEIKKVSSFVIYKSNRKETIFEDLKNRIFKKTQEVLDKNPTLINFFNEYNKLIEKWNQSIEPTELEKVFNDMLELSKQVWKEDDRYKEEGFEHVSELTLSDISKKTISNSEKEEVDSESIKTFSKKVFRKFNDYSQEVDNPFEKEVTSSEIKTILKNIIFAEFPIALNSEKTNILRDSFFNYLKESFNKKWFFKSKHFERKGL, from the coding sequence TTGTCTCAGTTTAATGAGAAAGAATTAACTGAGATTTCGGCTTTACAGGAATTAGAAAAATTAGGTTGAAACTGAAAAAAAGCTAATGAAATTTGCAGAAAGAGTGAAAAGTCTGTTTTATCCTATGAAGAGCTTAGAAATTCTCTAAAAAAATTAAATTCTTGAATTAATGAAGAACAAATAAAAGAAGCTATTCAGCGCCTCGAAAGAGGCACTGATCAAGATTTCTCCTTATCTCTTAACAAGGAAAAATATTACTTAATAAGAGATGGAATAGATGTAACCGTCAAGGATAAGGGAATAAATTCCACAAGACGAGCAAAAGTTGTTGATTTTAAATATCCAGAAAATAATTCTTTTACTGTTGTTGATCAATTAGGAATTAAAAATGCAGGAAATACTGAATATTCTTGCAGAACAGATCTTGTTGGTTTTGTAAATGGAATTCCACTATTATTTGTGGAATTTAAAGCTCACTATATTTCTGTTGAAGAAGGATATACAAAGAATTACAAAAAATATTTAAAGCAAATACCTCAATTATTTGCTTATAACGCTTTTTGTGTATTTTCTAATGGAAGAGAAACAAAAGTTGGCGCTGTTGGGAGTGAGTATGAGTTTTTTAATGATTGAAATAGATTGAAAGAAGAAGATATTGGAAATACTGATATTTCCATTTTTTTGAGAGGAGCATGCAATAAACAGAATTTCTTAGATTTATTTGAAAATTTCATTTTGTTTTCCAAATCAAATGAAACAATTTACAAGGTTATTGCGAGAAATCACCAATTTTTAGGTGTTAATAAAGCTTTTGAAAATTATAAAAATAGAAAAAACAATGATGGTTTAATAGGTACTTTTTGACATACTCAAGGAAGTGGAAAGAGTCTTTCAATGTTATTTTTGGCAGAAAAGATCAAAAGAAAATGTGAAGGTTTATCTCCACTTTTCATAATTCTTTTAGATAGAAAAGAATTGGAAAACCAAATTTATGACACTTTTTTATCTTTTGGTGTTTTAGGAGCCAATTTAAATTGCAAAATTGACAGTAAAAAGGAATTAGAAGAAAAAATCAAAGAAAATCATTCTTATGTATTTTCTTTGATTCATAAATTTTTACAATACTCTACAACTCCCATCAATACCGAAAAAGAGATAGTAATTATTGTTGATGAAGCGCATAGATCTCAATATGGAAAAATGTCTGTCGCAATGTATAGATTTTTACCAAAAGCTTCAAGAATAGGTTTTACGGCTACCCCTCTTTTCAAACATGAAGAAATAACAGCTAAACACTTTGGCGATTATATTTCTATTTATGATTTCACAAAAGCTATAAATGATGGAATAACAGTTGATTTAATTTTTTTAAATAGAGCTTGCAAAGTTAAAGATATTGAAAATCCACAAATTAATGAGGATTTTTATTTATTTAGAGAAAAAAATGAATTACCTAAAGATTGAAAATCTAATAAATATTTATGAATGAATGAGAATCGTTTGAGAAATAATGCAAAAGATTTTGTCTCTTTTTATTCAGAAAGATTTTTTGATTGAGAAGAAGCGATTCTAAGCTCTTCAAAAGAAAGCTCTTCAAAAGAAAGCTCTTCAAAAGAAAGCTCTTCAAAAGAAAGCTCTTCCTTTATAGGAAAAGCTTTATATGTATGTTTCAATAGAAGAGCTTGCATATTAATGAAAAATTTCGTTAAAGAATATTGAGATAAAGAAATTCAAAAATTAGAAGAATCATTAATTCATTACATTGATGAGGAGAAAGAGAAATTAAATATGAGAATTAAAAAAATGAAAGAAACTGAAATGGAAGTTGTATTTAGTAATGGAGATTTAAGAGAAGAGGAGATATATGAGTGTTATGGAGATGATATTGAAATTCCTGGAGAGAAAAGTGATTCAGACTTGAGAAAAATAGAAAATAATTTCAAAAATAAAAAGCACAAATTAAGAATTGTTTTTGTTTGTGCTATGTGACTTACAGGTTTTGATGTTAAGTGTTTAACTTTCTTGTTCTTAGATAAAGCTTTAGAGGCACATACATTAATGCAAGCCATAGCAAGACCAAATAGAAAAGATGTAGGAAAAGATAGAGCTTTTATTATTGACTATTTAAATTGCTTAGCAGCATTTAAGAAAGCTTTAAGTACATGAGGAGTTTCTAGAAATTCAATATTATCAGCCACTAAAAAACCGGAAGAAATTATTGATGAGATTTCTGAGTTAGTTTTAAAAATTGAACAATTTTTAAATAAATATGAAATTTCTTTAAAAAATCTCTTAATTGAACAAAATAAAGAGTTGAAAAGAGAAATGTTAAGAGAATTTAAAGAAAAGCTATTAAAAGATCATATAAGAAGTGAATTTAATGCTTATTGTTTAAAGCTTTTCAATGAATTGAAATATGTTGTAAAAAGTCAATTATCTGAAAAAATTTATGATAAATCTACTGCAATTAGAGCAATTTATAACCATCTGAATGCTACAAAAGAAATTAAAGGAAGTAGAAATTGTGATGCAAATATTTTTCAAATACTAAAGCAATATCTTATTGTTGGCGAAAATGAAGAAAATTTACTAAAAGATATGAGTAATATTGAGATTAAAAAAGTTAGTTCTTTTGTGATTTATAAATCCAACAGAAAAGAAACTATTTTTGAAGATTTAAAGAATAGAATTTTTAAAAAAACTCAAGAAGTTTTAGATAAAAATCCAACACTTATTAATTTTTTTAATGAATATAACAAATTGATTGAAAAATGAAATCAATCAATAGAGCCGACAGAATTAGAAAAAGTTTTTAATGATATGTTGGAGTTAAGTAAGCAAGTATGAAAAGAAGATGATAGATACAAAGAAGAAGGTTTTGAGCATGTATCAGAATTAACTCTTTCTGATATTTCTAAGAAAACAATTTCTAATTCCGAAAAGGAAGAAGTAGATTCAGAATCAATTAAAACTTTCTCTAAAAAAGTTTTTAGAAAATTTAATGATTATTCACAAGAAGTTGATAATCCTTTCGAAAAAGAAGTTACTTCTTCTGAAATAAAAACTATCTTAAAAAATATTATTTTTGCAGAATTTCCTATAGCATTAAATTCTGAAAAAACAAATATTTTGAGGGATTCTTTTTTTAATTATTTAAAAGAAAGCTTTAATAAAAAATGATTTTTTAAATCTAAGCATTTCGAAAGAAAAGGACTTTAA